The Nyctibius grandis isolate bNycGra1 chromosome 3, bNycGra1.pri, whole genome shotgun sequence genome window below encodes:
- the SLA gene encoding src-like-adapter encodes MGNTVKTPRASEETNVPSQTGQESDFLAVLYDYPSADISQPIFHIGEKLRVLSDEGGWWRVHSLTTGRENYIPGKYVAKVYHGWLFEGLGREKAEELLQLPNTKVGSFMIRESETRKGLYSLSVRHRQVKHYRIFRLPNNWYYISPRQTFQCLEDLVNHYSEVADGLCCVLTTPCLTQCTNNNSVMNQVPPVVMRNKNFSWRNIHRLEVTEDTESTLAAIDDSCLSYGLRESIASYLSLTADDNASFASARKKKAQSLIYTGSKRKSTLHLPSTYYED; translated from the exons GTCAGGAGAGTGACTTCCTTGCTGTCCTCTATGACTATCCCTCAGCAGACATAAGCCAACCTATATTTCACATAGGGGAAAAACTACGTGTGCTATCTGA TGAAGGAGGCTGGTGGAGAGTCCATTCCCTTACAACAGGTCGAGAAAACTATATTCCAGGGAAATACGTAGCAAAGGTTTACCACGG CTGGTTATTTGAAgggctgggaagagaaaaagcagaagaactTCTACAGCTTCCCAACACCAAGGTCGGCTCCTTCATGATCAGAGAGAGTGAAACTAGGAAAG gGTTATATTCCTTGTCGGTACGGCACAGGCAAGTGAAACATTACAGGATCTTCCGCCTTCCAAATAACTGGTATTACATCTCTCCACGGCAAACCTTTCAGTGTCTTGAAGACCTTGTGAATCACTACTCAG AAGTTGCTGATGGTCTCTGCTGTGTCCTTACAACACCTTGTCTTACCCAGTGCACTAACAACAACAGTGTAATGAATCAAGTTCCTCCCGTGGTGATGCGGAATAAAAACTTCAGCTGGAGAAACATTCACAG gCTGGAGGTGACTGAAGATACTGAAAGCACCCTGGCAGCAATAGATGATTCTTGTCTCAGCTATGGCCTGAGGGAAAGTATTGCTTCCTACCTCTCCTTAACAGCAGATGACAACGCTTCTTTTGCAAGtgccagaaagaagaaagcccAATCTCTTATATACACAGGGAGCAAACGTAAGAGTACCCTTCACTTGCCATCTACATACTATGAAGACTAA